A stretch of the Cheilinus undulatus linkage group 11, ASM1832078v1, whole genome shotgun sequence genome encodes the following:
- the LOC121516994 gene encoding vasopressin V2 receptor-like, with protein MESINVETDWDGLALSSLLTTGRNDFSSSPLFVSELNPLNSSHSGGSFFGIFPENGSTTTPHTLPQPRDLGLARAEIAVLGIVLALTTLGNSFVLWVLLRRRKHNAPMHVFMVNLCVADLVVALFQVLPQLIWDITERFQGPDLLCRCIKYLQIVGMFASSYMIVAMTVDRHHAICCPLQAYRGGAMSRWNTPVMVAWGLALVLSIPQVFIFSRSEVYPGEYECWGHFAEPWGLKAYVTWMTVAVFLLPALIITICQIRIFREIHNNIYLKSERMVTAELKKNEILFRFHSFKKDEERARERGRRASGGGVGREGRGGGQLLKGVNNNPHNNSHNNQAGECYDYVPSAVQYSSCRGEPVTTMASPTQQQTTTSSDCQESYATYELASGSPRCSLDYVPPHPPPTPPPSITKAMSKTVRMTLVIVLVYTICWSPFFIVQLWAAWDPNPPVQGVAFTILMLLASLNSCTNPWIYTAFSSSVSRELQSLLHCRSRPGRRGSLPDDSTTTHTSTTKDSLY; from the exons ATGGAAAGCATCAACGTGGAAACGGACTGGGATGGGTTAGCCCTCTCTTCTCTGCTCACCACAGGAAGGAATGACTTCTCTTCCTCGCCTCTGTTCGTCTCTGAGCTCAACCCCCTCAACAGTTCTCACAGCGGAGGGTCCTTCTTCGGGATCTTCCCTGAGAATGGTTCCACCACTACACCTCACACGCTGCCCCAGCCCCGGGACCTGGGCCTGGCCCGGGCAGAGATCGCCGTGCTGGGGATCGTGCTGGCTCTCACCACCCTGGGAAACAGCTTTGTGTTATGGGTGCTGTTGAGGAGAAGGAAGCACAATGCGCCGATGCACGTGTTCATGGTTAACCTGTGTGTGGCTGACCTGGTGGTGGCCCTGTTCCAG GTTCTTCCTCAGCTGATTTGGGACATCACTGAGAGGTTTCAGGGGCCCGACTTGCTCTGCCGATGCATCAAGTACTTACAGATAGTGGGCATGTTTGCTTCATCCTACATGATAGTTGCCATGACGGTAGACCGGCACCATGCTATCTGCTGCCCCTTACAGGCTTACCGTGGGGGGGCAATGTCCCGCTGGAACACCCCTGTCATGGTGGCATGGGGCTTGGCGCTTGTGCTCAGCATACCACAG GTGTTCATCTTCTCCCGTTCTGAAGTGTATCCTGGAGAGTATGAGTGCTGGGGTCACTTTGCAGAGCCGTGGGGGCTGAAGGCCTACGTCACATGGATGACTGTTGCCGTCTTCCTCCTGCCTGCTTTGATAATCACCATCTGTCAG ATAAGAATCTTCAGAGAGATTCACAACAACATCTACCTGAAATCAGAGAGAATGGTGACAGCTGAGCTGAAGAAGAATGAAATCCTGTTCCGCTTCCACAGCTTCAAGAAGGATGAGGAACGGGCGAGGGAAAGAGGGAGACGGGCGTCAGGGGGAGGAGTGGGGCGGgagggcagaggaggaggacagcTTTTAAAGGGTGTAAATAATAATCCTCACAATAACAGCCATAACAACCAAGCAGGAGAGTGTTATGATTACGTACCCTCTGCCGTTCAGTATAGCAGCTGTCGTGGTGAACCTGTGACGACAATGGCATCACCCACACAGCAGCAAACCACGACCAGTTCAGACTGTCAGGAGTCGTACGCCACCTATGAGCTGGCGTCAGGCTCACCTCGCTGCTCACTTGACTACGTCCCGCCTCACCCTCCCCCAACCCCGCCCCCCAGCATCACTAAAGCTATGTCCAAGACAGTGAGAATGACTCTGGTCATCGTGCTGGTCTACACCATCTGCTGGTCTCCTTTCTTCATCGTCCAACTTTGGGCAGCATGGGACCCCAACCCTCCAGTCCAAG GGGTGGCCTTTACTATCCTGATGCTGCTGGCCAGTCTGAACTCCTGCACCAACCCATGGATCTATACAGCCTTCTCCAGCAGCGTGTCCAGAGAGCTGCAGAGCCTGCTGCACTGCCGGTCCAGACCCGGCCGCCGGGGCTCTCTGCCCGACGACTCCACCACTACACACACCTCTACCACCAAGGACAGCTTGTACTGA